A region of Pseudomonas sp. Marseille-Q3773 DNA encodes the following proteins:
- the elbB gene encoding isoprenoid biosynthesis glyoxalase ElbB — MTKKVAVILSGCGVYDGAEIHESVITLLRLDQRGAQVQCFAPNIAQLHVINHLTGEEMPESRNVLVESARIARGQVKDIREAKAEDFDALIVPGGFGAAKNLSNFAVEGANCSVNPDVLALAEAFATACKPVGLICISPALAAKIYGPGVVCTIGTDADTAAAVVKMGGTHEDCDVHDIVEDSQRKLVTTPAYMEAKSISEAAGGIYKLVDRVLELTHE; from the coding sequence ATGACAAAAAAAGTAGCGGTGATTCTTTCCGGCTGTGGCGTGTATGACGGCGCCGAAATCCACGAAAGCGTGATCACCCTGCTGCGCCTCGACCAGCGCGGTGCGCAAGTGCAGTGCTTTGCGCCCAATATTGCGCAGCTGCATGTGATCAACCACCTGACCGGCGAGGAAATGCCCGAGTCGCGCAATGTACTGGTGGAGTCGGCGCGCATTGCCCGCGGGCAGGTCAAGGACATTCGCGAGGCCAAGGCCGAGGACTTCGATGCGCTGATCGTGCCGGGCGGTTTCGGTGCGGCGAAGAACCTCTCCAACTTTGCTGTGGAGGGCGCCAATTGCAGCGTCAACCCGGATGTGCTGGCCCTGGCCGAAGCCTTTGCAACGGCATGCAAGCCGGTTGGCCTGATCTGCATCTCGCCGGCGCTGGCAGCGAAGATCTACGGGCCGGGCGTGGTCTGCACCATCGGTACCGACGCCGACACCGCGGCGGCCGTGGTGAAGATGGGCGGCACTCATGAAGATTGCGATGTGCACGATATCGTCGAAGATTCCCAGCGCAAGCTGGTCACCACCCCGGCGTACATGGAGGCCAAGTCGATCAGTGAAGCGGCTGGAGGTATCTACAAGCTGGTGGATCGGGTGCTGGAGCTGACCCACGAATAG
- a CDS encoding YaiI/YqxD family protein, producing MRVWIDADACPKAAKDLVVKFALKRKFEVVMVAGQAVAKPAFAIVRLIVVPSGMDAADDYLVEHAVPGELVICSDVPLADRLVKKGVAALDPRGREFDERNMGDRLAARNLFTELREQGQVGGGQAPYGEREKQAFANALDRIIARLSKA from the coding sequence ATGCGCGTGTGGATCGATGCCGACGCCTGCCCCAAGGCGGCCAAGGATTTGGTCGTCAAGTTCGCCCTCAAGCGCAAGTTCGAGGTGGTCATGGTCGCGGGCCAGGCTGTGGCCAAGCCGGCGTTCGCCATCGTACGCCTGATCGTGGTACCCAGCGGCATGGATGCGGCGGACGATTATCTGGTGGAGCACGCCGTGCCCGGCGAACTGGTGATCTGCAGTGACGTACCGTTGGCCGACCGCCTGGTGAAAAAGGGCGTGGCAGCACTGGACCCGCGTGGGCGCGAGTTCGACGAGCGCAACATGGGTGACCGGCTGGCGGCGCGCAACCTGTTCACCGAACTGCGCGAGCAGGGCCAGGTGGGAGGAGGGCAGGCGCCGTACGGCGAGCGCGAGAAGCAGGCGTTTGCCAATGCGCTGGACCGGATCATCGCCCGGCTTTCCAAAGCCTGA
- a CDS encoding class I adenylate cyclase, with protein sequence MNHPHEIRPDLDEGIDRKELATLRARFLRLNQGRLQRALEGLSTRQQQVLTLLPLLFHINHPLLPGYVSGSTPAGVSGYEPGAELLLEAQRLARSFTYKARHGNPPRPIHGLFLMGSLGSLAQAEHSDMDLWVCHAPGLADEQLGELRRKCQLLETWAESLGAEAHFFLIDTQGFAQGQRDGQLGSDDCGTTQHYLLLDEFYRTTIWLAGRTPLWWLVPVYQEQHYHSYTQTLLSKRFIRSQDALDLGSLANIPPGEFVGAGLWQLFKAIDSPYKSLLKLLLTEAYASEHPAVRCLSLDYKQAVFANQLDLDALDPYVMVYRRIEHYLLQRGERARLELVRRSLYLKVNKKLSDPSRANGWQRRLLQRLTDEWGWDTRQLTLLDSRNQWKVQQVAVERRDLVAELNHSYRFLSQFARTQNASSRADQRDLNVLGRRLYAAFERRAGKVEVINPGIAPDLAEGTLTLVQAPNRKEPGSHHWGLYTGNLSTHDVEHFSPLKRCRELIELLTWAHRNGVIDSSTRLALHPGVSDLSEIELFNLVGCLQQSISLPLPIVSEVRLLQPSVADEVLLLVNVAIDPLRHHRDLNILMTTERTDSLSYAGVRENLVLTLDQVTLNSWNEVLVQRYDGEHALVRCLRDFLNSPVLHGQRPRVRVRCFCQSRAQAISQRVEEIFDTVQLLLDQGQNHRYLLQVAQHTHVLELLAGHVSLTTLTDHEALLAYLGEERSTYSPLYLDANALQDHDLRLVLEQGQPGCIQVFYRLQGSWAELYVLDEYNALWQQHLPLHDEAHLLLPLQRFLRSVVMRRDARLPMDTLRPASLDIHYAQLLPSGPGKARSSEPRPAPFEGSDQPYYEVQAIIQAGVAGAAHVTLYCDQQEFSELEHGEQLYAVVARQIIGQRRSAGQYRCYITDLDLSELLDDQLGSTQVYLRYKRQLEQALNEGLERISSE encoded by the coding sequence ATGAACCACCCCCACGAAATCCGCCCCGACCTGGACGAAGGCATCGACCGCAAGGAGCTGGCGACCTTGCGTGCGCGTTTCCTGCGGCTCAACCAGGGCCGGCTGCAGCGGGCACTGGAAGGCCTGTCGACGCGCCAGCAACAGGTGCTGACGCTGTTGCCGCTGCTGTTCCACATAAACCATCCGCTGCTGCCCGGCTATGTTTCGGGCAGCACCCCCGCCGGCGTATCGGGTTACGAGCCAGGCGCCGAACTGCTGCTCGAAGCCCAGCGCCTGGCCCGCTCGTTCACCTACAAAGCCCGCCATGGCAACCCGCCGCGGCCGATCCATGGCCTGTTCCTGATGGGCAGCCTGGGCTCGCTGGCGCAGGCCGAGCACAGCGACATGGACCTGTGGGTGTGCCATGCGCCCGGCCTGGCCGATGAACAACTGGGCGAACTGCGGCGCAAGTGCCAGCTGCTGGAAACATGGGCGGAAAGCCTGGGTGCCGAGGCGCATTTCTTCCTGATCGACACCCAAGGTTTCGCCCAGGGTCAACGCGACGGCCAGCTCGGCTCCGACGACTGCGGTACCACCCAGCACTACCTGCTGCTGGACGAGTTCTACCGCACCACCATCTGGCTGGCCGGGCGCACGCCGTTGTGGTGGCTGGTGCCGGTGTACCAGGAACAGCACTACCACAGCTACACCCAGACTCTGCTGTCCAAGCGCTTCATCCGTAGCCAGGACGCGCTCGACCTCGGCAGCCTGGCGAACATTCCGCCTGGCGAGTTCGTTGGCGCCGGCCTGTGGCAGCTGTTCAAAGCGATCGACTCACCCTACAAGTCGCTGCTCAAGCTGTTGCTGACCGAGGCCTATGCCAGCGAGCACCCCGCCGTGCGCTGCCTGAGCCTGGACTACAAGCAGGCCGTGTTCGCCAACCAGCTCGACCTCGACGCGCTGGACCCCTACGTGATGGTCTACCGGCGCATCGAACACTACCTGCTGCAGCGTGGCGAACGGGCCCGCCTGGAGTTGGTACGCCGCAGCCTGTACCTGAAGGTGAACAAGAAGCTCAGCGACCCATCCCGGGCCAATGGCTGGCAACGCCGACTGCTGCAGCGCCTGACCGACGAATGGGGCTGGGACACGCGCCAGCTGACACTGCTGGACAGCCGCAACCAGTGGAAAGTCCAGCAAGTCGCCGTGGAGCGCCGTGACCTGGTAGCCGAGCTGAACCACAGTTACCGTTTTCTCAGCCAGTTCGCCCGCACCCAGAACGCCAGCAGCCGCGCCGACCAGCGCGATCTCAACGTGCTGGGTCGGCGCCTGTATGCGGCGTTCGAGCGCCGTGCCGGCAAGGTCGAAGTGATCAACCCGGGCATCGCCCCGGACCTCGCCGAAGGGACCCTGACGCTGGTCCAGGCGCCCAACCGCAAGGAGCCCGGCAGCCACCACTGGGGGCTGTACACCGGCAACCTGAGTACGCATGACGTGGAGCATTTCAGCCCGCTGAAACGCTGCCGCGAGCTGATCGAACTGCTGACCTGGGCGCACCGCAACGGGGTGATCGACAGCAGCACGCGCCTGGCCTTGCACCCCGGTGTCAGCGACCTCAGCGAAATCGAGCTGTTCAACCTGGTGGGTTGCCTGCAGCAGAGCATTTCCCTGCCCTTGCCGATCGTCAGCGAGGTACGCCTGCTGCAGCCCAGTGTTGCCGACGAAGTACTGCTGCTGGTCAACGTCGCCATCGACCCGCTGCGCCATCACCGCGACCTGAACATCCTGATGACCACCGAGCGCACCGACTCGCTGAGCTACGCCGGTGTGCGCGAAAACCTGGTGCTGACCCTGGACCAGGTCACCCTCAACAGCTGGAACGAGGTGCTGGTCCAGCGCTATGACGGCGAACATGCGCTGGTGCGCTGCCTGCGCGACTTTCTCAACAGCCCGGTGCTGCATGGCCAGCGGCCACGGGTGCGGGTACGCTGCTTCTGCCAGAGCCGCGCCCAGGCCATCAGCCAGCGCGTCGAGGAAATATTCGACACGGTACAGCTGCTGCTGGACCAGGGCCAGAACCACCGCTACCTGCTGCAGGTTGCCCAGCACACCCATGTGCTTGAACTGCTGGCCGGGCACGTAAGCCTGACGACCCTGACCGACCACGAGGCATTACTGGCCTATCTGGGCGAAGAACGCAGTACCTACAGCCCCCTGTACCTGGACGCCAACGCCCTGCAGGACCACGACCTGCGCCTGGTCCTGGAACAAGGCCAGCCAGGCTGCATCCAGGTGTTCTACCGCCTGCAGGGTAGCTGGGCCGAGCTGTATGTGCTGGATGAGTACAACGCCTTGTGGCAACAGCACCTGCCCTTGCACGACGAAGCACACCTGCTGCTGCCGCTGCAGCGCTTTCTGCGCTCGGTGGTGATGCGCCGCGATGCCCGGTTGCCGATGGACACCCTGCGGCCGGCGTCACTGGACATCCATTACGCCCAGTTGCTGCCATCCGGCCCGGGCAAGGCGCGCAGCAGCGAGCCGCGCCCGGCCCCTTTCGAAGGCAGCGACCAGCCCTACTACGAGGTACAGGCCATTATCCAGGCCGGGGTGGCGGGTGCTGCGCATGTGACGCTGTACTGCGACCAGCAGGAATTTTCCGAACTGGAGCATGGCGAGCAGCTGTATGCGGTAGTAGCCAGGCAGATTATCGGCCAGCGGCGCAGCGCGGGCCAGTACCGGTGCTACATCACCGACCTGGATCTGTCCGAGCTGCTGGATGACCAGTTGGGGTCGACGCAAGTGTATCTGCGCTACAAGCGGCAGCTGGAGCAGGCGTTGAACGAGGGCTTGGAGCGGATATCCAGCGA